The window GACGGATTTGGAACTCGGTACAGAGGATATAGAGGATATCGTTGCAACTGCAATAAAGGTTACCAGGGCAATCCATATCTCAGTCCTGGATGCCAAGGTAAACAACTAATGCATGAATTGGGAAGGAATAgattgaaatttgaactatattatgtttataaatttcattctttcctcCCGTCTATTCCTTGAACTCTATTATATATtagttataaatttcattctttcctcCTATCCCTTCTATCTTCATTTGTTTTTAGTCATTCCATTATATTCTCCCCAACGAAAAACAACATACGTTGATTGctccaaattttaaattttcaataactGAGACTTGAATTAATATTGACGCGTGTAAAGTATATATTGACCATTATGTATGATCTCtttaaattgtaatcaataTCTTCAAGCACTATACTATTTGTATTTACTACATATTTGGTGAATCAAACACAACTGTCATTTGTGTATTGCATAATTGATTTTTGTgttcgcgctcaagagagaactaattcttaaaatagaaccatagaacacGCACTAAGATTCTCTTGCAaaactctaaattttaaatagatattCATGATCTAAATCTAATTACATGTTTTTTGCGTCGTTGTTTgtgttcaaaattaatattttaaaaatataatacataaacacgacattttttgcatgtgcaaTTCTGTTCGCAGAACCCTTGTTAATACTAGAAGGTTCTAAGGGTTCTTAGGCTAAGGGTTCTAGGAGAACATGACCCTTGATTTTTGTCTTATGGTTTTCTTCTCAcacttttcatatattgttgATATCTAATCTTTGGTAGTTTTTCAAATCAGAAATAATTCGATTTTCATATTATGCAAGATATCAATGAATGTGAACAAAAGCATGATTGCCAACAACTTTGCATCAATACCGATGGGAATTATATTTGCTCCTGCCGAAGCGGATACCATATTGACGATTCTAATCATAAAAATTGCATTGCTGAAAGCTCCAAGCCACTGGTGACCCAGAAAAGCTCCAGGTCCCAAGTAGTCCGGTTTGCATTAGGTAAGTTAGACCTCACAGCTAAGAGTACCCCATTGATACACATTTGATGTATTcataatttgatattttaaaaatatttaaatactcATTTGCCTTGCCACATCTTATTATATGATTTCTCTACGGATCAATAATGCAGCTATCGGGTTTTGTTGCCTTTTGGTAATTATTGGAATGAATTGGGTGTACTGCatcataaggcaaagaaaacaTTCCCAATTAAGAGAGAAATTCTTTGAGCAAAACGGGGGTCTCCTCTTAAGACAACAAAGTACGTCTGAGAGTGGGAGTGTTGAGTCTACAAAACATTTTACTTATGAAGAACTGAAGAAAGCAACCAACAACTATGCTGCTGATAGAATAGTTGGCGAAGGTGGTTATGGTATAGTTTACAAAGGAATTTTACCTGATCAGCGTGTAGTGGCAGTCAAAAGATCTAGAGTATTGGATACGAGTCAAATAGATCAATTTATTAACGAGGTAGTGATTCTTGCACAGGTTAACCATAGAAATGTGGTCAAACTTCTAGGATGTTGTTTAGAATGTGAGGTACCGTTGTTGGTATATGAGTTTATATCCAATGGTACTCTGTTCCATCATGTCCACAGTATTGCTGGAGGCTTGCCATGGTTATCTTTGGACAATCGGTTGAGAATTGCTGCTGAATCTTCCGGTGCTCTAGCATATCTTCACTCGGCAGCTTCTATGCCCATCATGCATAGAGATGTAAAGCTAGCTAACATATTACTGGATGACAATTATGTTTCAAAAATATCAGATTTCGGAGCATCCAGGTTGGTGCCCATGGATCAAACTAAAGTGATTACATTAGTCCAAGGAACTTTAGGCTACTTGGATCCTGAATACTTCCATACAGGTGAACTTACCGACAAAAGTGACGTTTATAGTTTTGGAGTGGTCCTTGCAGAGCTCTTAACCGGTAGAAAACCAATTTGCATGGAAAATTCTGTGgaagaaaaaaatttagccacATATTTCATTACCTCCCTCAAAGAAAACAGATTATTCCAGGTTCTAGATCGTCGAGTAGTGAGGGAAGGAACGTTGGATCAACTTCATAATGCTGCTCAACTGGTGAAGAGGTGTCTTAACCTTAATGGCGAGGAAAGACCAACAATGAAGGAAGTGACGATGGAAATAGAAAATCTGAGGAAACTTTCTAAGCATCCGTGGACGCAAGGAAATGAAGACACTGAGGTCTTAATAGGTCAGACAGATTTTCAACATTCAGATCTTTACGAAATTCAACCAAGTTCTTACCATAATGTTGTCAATGACTCCGACCAATATAGCTCAAGTACTATTAGCTTGTTGCATCCTCCAACCAGCCCTCGCTGAAATATGGCACGTTTTGTTATTTGTGTGATACACATGATAGGTACACTATGTAATTAAGCTGTGCATCTAATATATGAATGTCTTATGGcgtataattttcattttaattaagTTGTCGATCAAATACTGATGTGTGTACTTGGCTTGCATCTGTATGCATGAATGATTTTAGGCTTCCTTGTTCAACCAATTTATGAAACCTTCTATATATCTTTATTAAAAGAGATGAATTGTTAGGCACCCGGATCTCCAATTTTCCGAATCAACAAAAaatcatcgaaatctgaaattgattaaattattacaaatttttataagaTCTCCaattttcgtaatttattaaacaattatataaaatatttcaataattttgaatttattattttaaaaggatcttttcgttctctacaactttcattcttcaagtttttttcaaaaaatatcatttagagggtcaaaaaaattaaataaaatctggttaaaataatttttaaaatttctcaaaCTACTCGCGAGAATTTTAACCTTAACCGTCAAAATTAACAGAATTGGTGCAAAATGACGCGCCAAACGAACCAATATGGTGCaaaatacaattatataaagtattagcctaaaatatttttacaactaactatatgtatataatcATAACTGTATGTTCACCATATTCGAAACCCTATACTCCAGACACATATGGGACCAGCCACCAGGACCCATATTCAAAAGAATCGAAACCCTATTTCTACTCCTACATTTGCAGATCCCATCTTCCCCAATTCCATCCGATTTACGTTCACTTTATCCTAATTCAGCATCATAACTGTATGTTcacgattttttttttgtttcattgCACCaggtttatttaaataattggcTAAATATCAAAACGGTGTTAGATGATGAATGAGATGAGAAGGAGCTTGATCTCTCCTCTCCTGAAGTTGTCACCAAATATAAACTCTCCGCTGAAACTGTTAACAGTATGTATATCTTTatctttatataagtatttctatgtatatgtgtttgtgtgtattgAATTGATGAAGCTGAAATGGATAATGGACTGTTTTTACTTTTTGGgttgttctatttttctttttgttttctgggtttttttttttacgtgGTTTTAATTATACATTCTGTAGAGCTGGTATGTGTTATGAAGCTTAGTGGTTTTTTAAAGAGGGTATATGTATTTTTGTCCTATAGAGCTGGTTGAAATGTTTTTCAAAGATGTGTTTTTGATCAATGTGTTAGGGATAAAACACGGGATTCAACTTCTAACGCAAagcacacacaacaatatatttgacgcGGAAAatccacgtcccaacttgtattattaatcaaaaccgttatcaataatacaatcaaaccaaacttggatactcaagtctactactcaagtatccgcccgcaagcgatacctaagtctacatcttgagcacacctatcaaacacaatataactatgtatatatagccatctcaaacttAGATGATGTGCTAAGAATATTACCTTTAAatatcgcaagcgcacgatcaccgttttaatatttatgattcgtccacagagattaaaaattaattttcgacacctttaaaataaaatctaggcgaattagacAATTTGgtcttgattttgatttgacTAATTAAAGAAAAACGAATACTGATTACTAATAAAAACAAACGATTAAACcaaaaaaaagttaataaactaaattaaactCATAATTcaagatttattaaaaattgagaaaatgggTTTTCTAATTAAAACGAAACTAAAAGAAAACTCAACAGTGAATAATGGAACACTTATTATCCTGAAATCAACACCATGCAATACAGTAGCTTGCGACTAGTAATACAAAAcaagataaaacaataatacTCAGTACTAACAAAGACAAAAGCAGGCTCAGtaacatatcaaaattaatGCCATAATGAAGAAACACAGCACCCGAAAGTTTAAAACAAGAGTTACCATGACATGTATCCTTAACCGAAAACGCAAACCCAGCCTAAAAAGTAGCAGAACACCACAGCAAACACTGACTTGTGGCGACTCAGGACTCTCGACTAAGCAAAACACAAGAAACAAAAACGCAGCAAGAAATTAAAAGAAACTCAGCCAAACAGCAAACGAACCCAGCCACACAGATTCAGACTAACTAAAACTCAGAAAAACAAACTCGACCCATACTCAAGATGCAGACTCAGAACTCGGCGGTGACTCGCTACAAAGAAAACAACTCAACTAAACAAGCTACTGACTCAAACCAACAACACGAACGAAACAAATCGGTGAACAATGACTCGGAAACAGCAAGCAAAAACGACTCGGGACAAGGGTTTTCGACTCAGCTACAGAACTAAACTCGGCACTAAACTATCGACTCGGAACTCGATCTACAGACTACACCAAACTTGCGACTCGgtacaaaacaaaagaaaaccaAGAAACTCAGACTCGCCGGAACAGAGCAACAAACAAACTCGAACTCTACAATGAACATAAACCCAGCAAACAAATCTCAGCAGACTCAGACAAATCGCAGCAACCAACTCGAGCACAAACCACTCAGTACAACTCGTGGGCTCGGTGGCAACTCGGCAAGCAGAAACATAAAAACAGAGGAGATGAATTCGTTTTTGTAACCAAAAGGAGGTGAGACTTTAGTTAatacaagaaaacaaaaaaggATCTGggtttgatttaattaaaaacagAGCAGGGGTTTAGGAAAGTGAAAACAGGGGAGAGGGTTTTGTTTTAACCGAAACAGAGTAATAGTAAACTGGGTTTGTTAAACGAGGGTTTTTAATagctaaattttttaattatttttataattactaattagcaatttaagcaataaaatcaagaacaagaaaatttggggttttagatctaaaccctaacacaaattaattttgtgctaggatttaatttactaatttaaaagATCGCAaatctacactaatcacaagctcaatgacttctttttttcccaaaaagcaattaagcatatggtggtactaagaagCAACATTTCACTTGGAGCAAGAAGATtaagacaatacaagattaagcttaaagaagatttgcattaaaaataaaagtgtttacaaatatggtatgaaattgagagaacaaaagaagatctagcactatactacctaccaactaggaaaagactaggttaaaaagattatccttacaagtaaagggggtgggggtatttatagctagaaatgtagggtttaggggtagggtggctaaatctaatccatccatgtgtgaagtgtgttgggtaaatcatagccatccatgtgcccccttgcttgccaactctctttgattttcttcttttcttttcccttttcttctttttcttgcattttctcttctttctttatttatctacaatttcctgaaataaaataaataagcgattaatactacgaaaataaacaaaaataggcacttaaatatgcaaaaatatggactaatcaaacttccccatacctatcttttgctcgtcctcgagtaaaaatcaaaagaaaagaaaataaactaagaaaactagatgcgattcctaggctccttttcgtaggcgtgacgggtgattttaggttcaccaacccgttaaactcgtagacgatctctaaaagaggagttttgtctcctaagggtttacagaagatatacccataaaatctttgagacattctagcaagtgtctactcgactctactctaatttcgttggtgttaacaaaaagcgtttttaaggaaaatatgacttaaagactcatctactaataatcaagatacagttgtctctaatctacttgcatcgacacaaagatttactagaaatccaaggagtgtaagtaatttaaggcctttgatggatcctaattgtctaagaacattttctctttttcaaccaa of the Daucus carota subsp. sativus chromosome 4, DH1 v3.0, whole genome shotgun sequence genome contains:
- the LOC108217144 gene encoding putative wall-associated receptor kinase-like 16, which translates into the protein MGGNVQVVDISNTQLRITNSVAYSCYSPLGEVTSTKNSSIELGATSYMYSDDNVFTVIGCDDFGNVLNNDYSSLPKGCSTTCENIDEVREDGPCSGSGCCQVNINLLKKFKIVLKSFNNHKSVSLFSDCGYAFLGEKNFKFKGKSDLNDSGFWNRTMETVPIVLDWVIGNRNCTEAAQYKNSSVCYQNSKCVDGFGTRYRGYRGYRCNCNKGYQGNPYLSPGCQDINECEQKHDCQQLCINTDGNYICSCRSGYHIDDSNHKNCIAESSKPLVTQKSSRSQVVRFALAIGFCCLLVIIGMNWVYCIIRQRKHSQLREKFFEQNGGLLLRQQSTSESGSVESTKHFTYEELKKATNNYAADRIVGEGGYGIVYKGILPDQRVVAVKRSRVLDTSQIDQFINEVVILAQVNHRNVVKLLGCCLECEVPLLVYEFISNGTLFHHVHSIAGGLPWLSLDNRLRIAAESSGALAYLHSAASMPIMHRDVKLANILLDDNYVSKISDFGASRLVPMDQTKVITLVQGTLGYLDPEYFHTGELTDKSDVYSFGVVLAELLTGRKPICMENSVEEKNLATYFITSLKENRLFQVLDRRVVREGTLDQLHNAAQLVKRCLNLNGEERPTMKEVTMEIENLRKLSKHPWTQGNEDTEVLIGQTDFQHSDLYEIQPSSYHNVVNDSDQYSSSTISLLHPPTSPR